GCAATGCCTACCCGTTGTTTTTCTCCACCACTGAGTTGTTTTGGATAGTGATTGCCTTTATCCGCAAGTCGAACAAACTCTAGAACTTCCTTCACTTTTTCAGGGTCATGCAGTCCATTTAAACGCAACGGTAACGCGATGTTTTCGTTGACTGTTTGATTGTACAATAAGTTAAACTGCTGAAAAATCATGCCGATTTCCTTTCGACTTTGCCTCTTTGCACGATCATCCAATGTACTTACATCCACTCCAGCGATTTTAACAGAACCAGCACTTGGTTCTTCTAATGTATTAATCATTCTTAGCAACGTGGACTTTCCTGAGCCACTTTCACCAATGACACCGAATAATTCATGTTCTTTGATTTGTAAATCCACATTATCTAAGGCTGTGACGATTGTTCCGTGGTGTGGATATGTTTTTGATACCCGTTCAAAACGAATCATTTTTCTCCTCCATTTTAGTCAATGAGTAACTGAACAAATTCAGCTTTGGTCACATTATTGAAGTATTCTTCAATAGTAATGTCCTCCAAGAGCTGCTCAATATCTTTTCGTTCATATCTGCATCCTTTTAATAACGCTTCAATCTCTGGTGTTTCTTTTTGATTGAAGTAATCCCCATAAATGGTAATAGCGGTCATTCGCCCTTTTTCTACTGAAATATTGGCTTCCAGCAAGCCGCCTTTGAACTTTTCTTCTCGTTTGATGGTGTATTTAGGCTCTTCCCCAAAGATCCACTCGTCATTCCCGTAAATATCAGCGACCAACTGGTCAATGGCTTGTTCGTCCGCTTCTGTTAAACGATATTCTTTATCTGAAATCTCGTCTAGCGTATTGGCTTTAAACAAATGTAAGAGTAAGCGATCACGAAAAGCTTCTGTAGAGATAGCTTGATATTCTTTTGCTAGATAGGGTTTCAGATTGGTTACACGACTTCTAACCGATTTTGTGCCTTTAGAAGCTAACTTTTTTTCAGAAACAGTCAGAACCCGACTAACCTCATCTAAATTTACATCCAACATCAACGTTCCGTGAGAGTACATTTTTTTATTTTTTGTATACATCGCATTTCCAGAAAACTTTTTTCCATCGATCATTAAATCATTGCGCCCACTCACTTCAGCACCCACTGCACCCATTTCATGCAACGCATCAATGATCGGCTGAGTGAATAATTTGAAATTACCAAAGGATTCGTGATCGGTGTTGACCACAAAACTAAAACTTAAGTTACCTAAATCATCATATACTGCGCCACCGCCGGATAATCGCCGCGTAATCGTAATTTGATGTTCTCTAGCATAATTCAAATCAACTTCTGCTCGAACATTTTGGTTTCTACCAACAATGACGCAAGGCTTTTGAATGTAAAACAACACAACAGGTTCATCAAATGAACGATGATTTAATAAGTATTGTTCAGTCGCTAAGTTCCGACGAATATCCTGAGAGGGCATAAGAACATAATACATAGTCTTCCTCTTTTCTATTTTAGTCTCATTTTTTCTATAAAAGTGCTTTCACTATTCGTTAGCAAAAAGTGAGATCCCTTTAATAACAGATTTAGTCTATCATCCTCTACTTTAAGATTACACTTATTTGCTCAACAAAGCCTTATAAATTCGAATATTTTCTATTTTTATATAACAGTTTTTTTCTATAAAGACAGTTTTTAGTACACAGATACTCTTAATAAACGCTCTAGGAACACAAAAAAGTGTTCAAGACATCACTCAAAGAGTCATCTCTTGAACACGAAAATAAGTGGTTTATTTCATCTTGTCCACTTTTGATTAAGCTAAATCCACTCCATTAGTTTCAATTACTTTTTTATACCAATAAAAAGAGTCTTTTCGTGAGCGCGCCAATGTTCCATATCCTTCATCATCCAGATCAACATAGATAAATCCATAACGTTTTGACATTTCACTCGTACTTGCACTGACTAAATCGATGCAGCCCCACGGTGTATAGCCCATCAAATCAACACCTTCATCGATTGCTTGTTCCATTTGTTCGATATGGCTTCGCATGTAATCAATACGGTAACTATCATGAATACTGCCGTCTGCCTCTACTACATCTTTAGCACCTAGCCCATTTTCCACAATAAACAATGGTACTTGATAGCGATCATATAGTTTATGCAAAGTCACTCGTAAACCGACTGGATCGATTTGCCAGCCCCAATCACTTGCTTTTAAATAAGGATTTTTCTTAGAACCTAGTAAGTTTCCTCCAGTAGTATCGCCATCTTTCTCATGTGAAGCAATACTGCTCATGTAATAACTGAAGGACATAAAATCAACTGTTCCTTCACGCAAGAGTTGCTCATCACCGGCTTCTTTTTGAATCGTAATATTGTGTTCACGGAAGAACTTATTCATGTAACTTGGGTAATAGCCGCGAATTTGAACGTCTGAGTAGAATAAATTCGTGTGGTCGCTGTTTACACTTTCCATTACGTCCAGTGGATTACAGGTTTCTGGATAAGCTTCCATTCGAGCGAGCATACAGCCAATTTTCGCCTCTGGAATGATTTCGTGACAGGCTTTGACCGCTAAGGCACTTGCAATAAATTGATGATGGGCTGCTTGATATTGTGTTTGCAGCATATTCTTCTGTCCATCTGCTAAAATCCCTCCACTTAAATACCCAGTCATTCCAATGATATTGATTTCATTAAACGTCAACCAGTATTTCACCTTGTCTTTATAACGATTGAAAAGAACTCGAGCATACCGTTCAAAAGCCTCAATCGTCTTACGACTTTCCCAGCCATTTTGTTTAAAGGCAAGTCCTAACGGAAATTCATAATGAGAAATCGTTACTAAAGGTTCAATATTATATTTTAAACACTCATCGAAAACAGCATCATAAAAAGCCAACCCAGCTTCATTTGGCTCTAACTCGTCTCCATTTGGAAAAATACGCGGCCAAGAAATCGATAAACGAAATGTCTTAAAACCCATTTCCGCAAATAAGGCAATATCTTCTTTGTACCGATGATAAAAATCAATCCCATGGCGTTTAGGATAAATTCCTTCTTTGTCATTCATCGCAAATTCGACATCTGCTTTTGTCGTTGGTTTTAACAACTCTGCCATACTTACACCATTTTCTTTGATATAACGAGCAGTATCAGCTGTCGACCAGCCTTTACCATCTTCTAAAAATGCCCCTTCAAATTGATTGGCAGCTGTTGCACCGCCCCATAAAAAGTTTTGTGGAAATCCGCTCATATTTTCCATCCTCTCGCTCATTCATTTAGTGTATAATTAACTTACTAAAGATATCTTAGCATGAGTTATGAGAAAACGATTTTTTTGTTTGGTGTATTATTTTCATTATTGCTCTTCATTTTCACCTTTATGAAAATGAAAGCTAGTAAAGGAGTTTTGGGATGCTGGATCTGTTCGATTTTCTTCATTATTTAAACACAAATAAACGAGATGCCACCTATTCTCGCATCATTATCTATCTCTTCACCCATTTAAACGAGATTCGTTCATTGACCATTACTGAAATTGCCGAGCGCTGTTTTGTCTCGCCTGCAACACTGACACGTTTTTGCCGACATTTTGGTCTTTCGTCATTTACTTCTTTAAGGGACTCATTAGTTTCTCTCGGAAGCATGAAAAATCATAGGGGTTTAAGAATGAAAGAACAAGAGTTGATCGATTTAAAAAATGATCCAAAGCAGTATCTTGATTCTTATGGCGCTGAGATCATCACGGCTATCCATGATGTTTTACAGACGATCGATATTGCCCAAGTAGATCAACTATTGGCTGATATCCACCAAGCTGAAGATGTCCTTATTATTGGCTATAGTTCAAACTTGGAACTAGCAAAAGATTTACAAACATCTTTTTTATTAAGCCATAAATTGATTTTTGTCGGGGAAACCGAAGAAACGCAGCACGCATTCGTCGAACAACTGACGGCCAAATCGATCGTTATTGTGATTTCCTCTTATGGATCACTACTGAATCGAAGTGCTGAGCTAATGAGAAAAATCAGTGATAGCCCAGCAAAGTCAGTGCTACTGACCCAACATACACAAAATACATTGACGAACCAGTTCGATTTATCCATCAACGTCACTACTACTAATTATGTTCGGATTGGTAATTATCCGCTGACTTTTTTCATGGATTACTTTGTACGACGCTACGCAAGTTTGTATTAGTAACACACATAAAATAAATTGATTAACATAAATAAAAGGAGTTAGGTATGGGATTATTTGATTTTTTTAAACAAAAAGAAGAAAAAAAAGAGATTGATTTGGATAAGGAAGTGGCAAAAATCATCGCCATTTATGAAACCTATCCCGAATTTCCAGCCATGTCGGCCGATCGAAATGTGGATGAATGGTTGGTTACCATTGCCAATGGTTCTGGAAAAATCGTTGCTAAAGAAATGATGATCCGAAACGAAGACGGTTTATTGCCTGGAGAAGTTATTTTGCTTGATTGGCTTAATGAAAAGGTAGCAGTTAATGCAAATTTCCCAGATTTTTTTGAAATGGAGTTAGGTATTGATCCAATCGAAGCAACAAATCAGCTACTTTTTTCTGATTATCTGAATACTTTAACGGATGTCTCTGTTATGAAGCATTGGTCGTTATTCCAGTTAAATGAGGTACTAGAGGAAAATGGTCTAGAAGCCTGTGAAACCAAAGAACAGGCGATCGAATTAGTGAAAAAAGAATTTACACCTGAGTATCTTGTGAATATGATTGATCCAGGCATTTATGCTTTGACGGATAAAGGAAGATTTATCGTTGAAAAATACGCAGATTTTATCCACGACTATCTGGATACACCGCCAGCGTAACAAAAAAAGAAGCTAGGCTAACAAGAGTGTTAGACCTAACTTCTTTTTATTTAACCAATTAATTCCCAAGGTCCCCATTGTTCTGTTCCTGGTACATTTCCTTGAGTCCACCATTTCGCTTTATAGGTTTTGCCTTGATAGGTAACAATATCGCCGCCATTATAAGCTTTTGCTGCATCCCACGCATTCGTTACTGGTGGTGTAGTGCTTTCTTTTGTCTTTACAGCAACAGCATTACTTTCTGTAGAAAGATTTCCAGCTGCATCGTACGCTTTTACAGTGTAGTTGTATGCTGTATTCGCTTTTAAATTAGTATCAGTAAATGTTGTATTCGTCACCGTTCCAACTAATGCACCATCACGGAAAACTTTGTATCCAGCTAATTTAACATTATCCGTTGAAGCAGACCAGTTTAAAGTAACTGCTGATTCAGTAATTGTTCCAGCTGTTAAATTGCCTGGTGTTGTCGGCGGAGTGGTATCACTTGGGTCTGGATTCACTGCACCCCCACCATAAATTGTTTGTTTGCTAAGTTCAGCACCGTTTTTGGCAATGCGTTGTGTTAGAGAAATACTGCTGATACGGTTTACATCAACGGCTGCTGCACTTGATTTTAATCTGAAAGTATAACTTGAACCTTGTGGAATTTGTTGTGCGTCGTATACAGAAGACAAATCAACAACCACATTGCCATTTTCTACAGTGACTGTTCCTGCTTTATAATCTCCAGCAGTCAACGTTTCAGCTGCATTGACTGGGATATATAGTTTAGGTAATTTCACTGTTTCAAAGGCAGCTTCTACGGCTTTTAAAACATCGCCAGTTTCATTAGACGTTTCATTATTTTTAACAGTAATTTCATAGCCCGCTCCATTTTCACTGTATGGTGCAATGGTTGCTTTGACATTTAAATCAGCATAAACCGTTTTATTGGCTGCCAAACTTGCTGAACCAAACAAACCTGTTTTGATTGCTTTTGTTAGTTCATCTCGTTTCGTTGTATCTGTTGCTTTATCTTGAGATTGCATCCAAGAAATCACGCCGCCTAATTGGTTATTTTTTACGTATTCTGCTTTATAACCAATTGAACGAGGATTATCGTAAGTATAGAACTCGCCTGTTTTTTGATTGTACATATAAGGTGCTTTCGCTACGTCATCCCAATATTCTTTTAAGTCTGGTGATTTCACTTTAAGGTCAGCGATATTACGATATGGCCAAACACCGCCAGCACGTCCACCATCTCCTGATTTTAATGGATTTTTATTATTGGCACCATACGTTGGTGTTAAATCAGCATCTTTATTGTTTTTCTCAGCCGCTTGGAATAATCCAGGATGTTGTGCATCCGTTCCTTGAGCTACTTTATTCCATCCACGTGTATAAAAGGCTGCGCCAATCACAATTTTGCTTGCTGGTGCGCCATTTGCTTGCAAGTATTTGACTGTTTGGTCCACAGAAAAACCACTTGCATAATTAGGGTCTGCCGGATTGCCGTATAGCGCGCTATGATGAGCACTATTTGGTGTCCAAGCCCCATTCATATCGTACGTCATCACGTTAGCAAAATCGACTACTTTAAATAATTCCCCAACGTCTACTCCATTTTTTAAGGTATTTTGTGCAGCTGGTAAGGCAACTGAAAGCTCATAGGTTTTGCCTAAGTCTTTCCCTTGTTTATCAATTGCTGTGCGAATCTCTTGTAAAAGCGTGATAAAATTTTGTTTATCTGCAGGTTTTGCATGTGGTGTTCCTTCGTCATTCGTATTATCCACTTTGTCTGGTTCACGAACAGAGGCAGGATACTCCCAATCTAAATCAACAAAATCCATATTTGTATATTTAATAAATTTAGCGATATTACTAACAAAATTAGCTCTAATAGTTGGATCTGCTGCTACATCAGAGAAGTCTCCTGATTTAGACCAGCCACCAATTGAAATACCAATTTTTAAATTGGGATTCTTCGCACGAATATCTTGAATCGCATTCAACACTCCTGCACTAGCGCTATTCCATTGAACTCCGTCTTGTCCGACAGGCGCACCAACAGCGGCGTCTTTATCTGTAAATTTCAAATTACCGCTACTATCAAAATCTAAAAAGGCATAATTTAAATGCGTTAATTGATCGGCAGGAATATCTTTAGGATAGAAATTTTCTTCCCCGCCCCAGATGGACCAATCACCATAATACATGACATTCCGATATTGGGGCGTTTCTACTGCTTGGGCAGCCTTCCCAGATAATAATACAGGTAATGATAAAACCACACTAGAAATAACAAGTACTAAAACAGATAAAACGTTTACATTCTTTTTAAACAGCTTTCTCAAATTTTCCACCTCGTTTTAAGTTTTTGTGCGTGTTGTTTGGTTTAACATACTAATTTAGATCTTCTCTATTAACAAGAAAAAATCACACATTATTTGAAGTTGCACCTCCCTGTTATTCTTTTCATTCCACTTCATAATAATATAATATTTTTCTATCTAAAGCGAACGATATACTTTTCCAAAAATATTTTTTTATTACATAAAAAATATAAAAGATTTTATCATCGATCGGTAGCCAAGTTGTCCCCTTTATGGTAAATAAAAAAGACAAGCCAAAAAATGGCCTGCCTAAAACTGAATCACTTTTGTTTTTCCCTAACCTGCTTATTTCGACGCGTAAATATCTGCTTCTGTTGTTTTTCTGAAAAGATAGTAACATAATCCAGATATCAGCAAAACAAGACCCACCATAACGTTCATTGGTAGAAAAACATTTTTGGTTGTTTGTTGAAAAATCATGCCAATCATTACTTGACCAAAAGGAACAGCACACTGCGCGCAAGCAACAATCGTCGCCATTACTTTTCCTAAGTTTTCTTTTGGTGTCACTCGTTGAACCATAGAAATCAAATAAATAGAAATAATACTCATCAATGCCCCAATCGGAATACCCGTGCTTGCAAATAAGATAAAACCGACCGTATTTCCAAAAAGAATTCCTGTAAAAGCCAAACTAATATTCATCATAAACAATAATAAACCTGATATCGTAAAGGTTAAATACAGATTATTCAATCGCAGTTTTTTCGTAAAGTAACCTGCAAATACTGCGCCTAAAATGGTTGCTAAGCTAAGTAAGGACATTCCTAAACCATACATAGAATCATTAACCTGCAAAACTACTCTCAAAATTATCGGCGTACCTACAATGAAAAATGACGCTAAAACAAAATTGACTAATGCCGCAATCAAAATGGATTTTAAAATCACTTGGTTCCTGCGAACTTCTTTAAATCCCTCGAATAAATCGGTTCTTAACGTTTGAAGCATTCCTTTTTCCGTGGTTCTTTTTTCAAAAGGTATCTGTAGAAAAACTTCTATTACTGCAGCTAAAATAAATAAAATGACACTGCCAGCAACAAGAATTCGGGCTCCCAGAAGACTATATAAAATCCCACCAATAATCGGCGCTACAACATTAGACATAGATAAAACACCATTAACTAAGCCATTCACTTTTTCTAACTGGCTTTCTTCTACTAATAATGGAATGCTAGCCGTTACCACTGGTGTATCAAAACTACCCACAATCGACAATACAAACAATAATCCTCCTATTAAAAAAATAGACTGATTCATTCCAAGTACTAAAAATAAAACTACTGCCAAAACGGCATTTGCTACATCCATTAAAACCATCAACATTCGCCGATCAAAGCGGTCTGCAATCGCTCCTCCGATTGGAGCAAATAATACTGGAATACTTGAAATCGCTAAAACTGTTGCAAAAATGTCTGCCCTTCCAGTCTGATCTAACACAAACAAAGATAAGGCAAAACGTAAAATTCCGCCCCCCAGCACAGAAATCGCTTGCCCCAGTATTAAATATAAAATATTCCTTTTCCCTTTTTTCATTTTCTCTTCCCCAATCTTTTTCATTACGCAAATATAATTATTCGTTATTCCTTTTTTATAAGTTTACCATTTTAAAATAGATTTCTACTCATACAAAAGTCTTGGTTTTGTTCGGACTTTTGTATGAATGAAAGGAGATTCGAGATTTTTATTGAAGGAATTTAGGTTCAATAATTAATAAATGAAAAACGCTCAATTCTGGAGAAATACTTACCATGTATAGATGCATTTTAAACATATATTTGCTTTTAGTTTGTTGGTCGAGAAACAAACCATGGCTGAAGATTAGGAGGATTTTTTACTGTAAAATTAACGTATCTCTATAGCAAATGATTCTCAGAGTATGCAAAAAAGGAGAAGATAATCAGAAAACTGACACTGTACTTTCTGTATATTGATGAAAAATCACTAACATCAAAAAGTATAGAGCCTAAACGGCACTACAATTGTAAGTGTTGTTTCTGATATTTAACTAAACTCCTTTTATCTTTATACTCTACGGATAGTCAAAAAAATTATTGCCTTGGTATACATATTTTTCTCCAGCTGTAATATCATATTGAATCAATCGATATTCGTGGATGAGTTCTTTTTGTTCTTTTGTTAACTCTTTTTCTAGTATATATTCACCTTGATCATTCATAACCTTCTGCAACTCCATACCAGGCAAATTCTGATAAACATCTGTCATTAATGCATAATACGGAGTGACTTGTTGATTAAGCTGATCTAATAACATCGGAGTAAACATATTAGCAGTTACATACTTTTTGGAAACGTTTTTTGATTCTTGATTGCTATAAATAAAATAGTCTGTTTGATGCAACAAGTTGTGGTTTTTATCTTCATCAACTGCATCGCCTTTATATATTCCTGGTAGATGATCTCCATAAAATACGATGGTAACAGGTTTGTCCATTTGATCAATTTCTTTAATGAATTGTTTCATCGCTTTATCCGTATAATGAATTCCTTGAGTGTATGTTTCTATTTTTTTTATACTTTCATGATTAAGGTACCCTTTTGCTTTAAATTTATTCTCATAAATTTCTTCATCATACGGAGTATGGTTTTGCATTGTCGTCAATTGAATGAACTGTCCACCATCCACCGAACGAATTTGATCCAACGTTTCTTTAAAAGCAGAATCATCAGAAATATAAATGTGATTCTCTAGCTTTTCTTGATATTTTAGCGGGCGTTTACTCCCCTCATAATAAAAATTATCAAATCCTAAAAATTCAAAAGCTCTATCCCGCTTATAAGTTGAAGCTGTATAAGGGTGAATTGCCGTCGTTGTATCAAATAGTCTAGTGACACTGGGTAAATTATCGTGCTTAGGAAATAAAAATAAGTAAGCTGAGGTCAAAGCTGGCGAAAAATGATCCATTGACAAACTAGTTAACGCTTCAAATTCAATATTTGCTGTCCCTCCACCGTAGCCCATACTAAATAAATGACCTGAAGTTGTTTCTTCCATAATAGATTTAATGTAGGGAATAGGTTCTTTGTCGATTTGAACAGTAGGGATATTCCTTGGATCAGCAAAACTTTCACTTAGAATATAAACAACTGTTTGATCTTTGATTGTTTTTTGACGATTCTGATTCAATTCAACTGCTCTTTTTTGATACTTTTCTTGAAGTTTTAATAATGTATCTTTTGAATAATTCTGTGGTTTTTTCATCGTTTCAACTTTAAGCATACTCGCAAATGTTAACACTGGACCATTTCGATTATAACTATATTTTAGCCCTTCTGGATGAGGTTCATAGTCCAAATTCTTGAGTAATTTCATACTCATTGTCCACTCTGAAGCATAACGAAAATCACCTAAAGCCTTTGTTAAACTTGATAAAATAAATATTGTAATGACTGCTAAACCAATTCTAAAAGGTAACTTAAATACTTTTTTAGAAAACAACGTCTTATGAATAAAAAGCGTCACACAAAAAATTACGATAATTCCTAGTAAAACAAACATAATTTTTTGAACGCCAACCATTTGCACAATCTCTGGCAGAGCAGTGATATTAGAAAAATCCAGAGGTAACAACGGTTCTTCACGTAGTATCAACTTTTGATAATTGGCAAATCCTAAGGCAATAAAAGTTACTGAGAAAACTAAGATAGTCAACCACAAACGATTAATAATGGATAACAACACTAAGTAAATCAATGTTAAAAAAATCAAGTTTAAGAACATCAACCAAAAAAAGTAATGATGCCACGCAAACAATGCTTTAAAATCAAACAAATAAGAAAACATATTCAACGTAAAATTAATGACCAAAATAGTAACAAGCGAAATTAAAAAAACTGAACTAAACGAATGTTTCTTTTCCTTACTATCATGAATGGTTCTATCTACTAATAACGCTAAAAGATATCCACTTAAAAGCAATCCTATACTAATTTCCAGAATACGAATCACTACCTCAAAAAAGCTAGTAAATCCTTCATCTGTTAGAAGAAAATCGGAAATCAGTACCTCGCGCAACAAAAAATGATTTGTCACTAAATAAATACCAAATAATTTAATATAGATAGATTTTAAAGAGAAGCGAATCGAAAAACTCATAGGTACTATCATAACAACCATACCAATAGCAACTAGTAATGGAAATAGATTAAATGCTAGATTTGTCAAATAACTCACTTTTCCCAAGAAAAAACCTTGATATTTTAATAAAAAAAATAACGTTGCTAATCCTCCAATATCTAAAACTAACGAACCAATTAGAAAAGATCGCTTACTTTTTTTGGGTAACACATCCAAAGTTTTTTTATTTTTTTGGATCGTTCTACCAATCAAAAAAAGGTAGCTAGGCCAGAAAAATAAGATTACATAAAAGTATTCTTTAGATAAAAAACTAGCTATACTTAGAAAAGTTGGGATCAAACTTATCAAACATGTTAGAAAAATCAGTATAGATATTTGCTTTTTAGTGGACACTTTATCGAACTCTTCAATAATCGTACTCCCTAAAAAGATCCAAGCCAATACTCCAACTAATATACTATTTTGAGGAGCTAAAAATAAGGTTAACATTTGAAGAAATAATTGCTGTGTATACATTGAAATCCCCATTGAAAAAAGACCTACTGTGATAGAAATCGTAATTAGATATGTTTGACTGATTGCAATACGTCGTTCCTTTTTTCCAGGTAAACGATCTGCATATAAATAACCCCAAACCAATAAAACTACGTTTAATCCTATTGGGGCACAAATACCCAATAAAAATAATTCTATACTAACTGCCCTCGTATCCATTGCATTATAAACATCTTGAAAAAAACTACTAATAATAAATAAAATAAATCCTATTATACTGATGGCATAGAATTGATTATTGTTTCCTTTTTCCATTTCCCATACTCCTTGTCTCTCAATAAAAATTACACTTATGTATGTTTATTCCTAAAACTCTTTTCTATAGAAAATTTGAGACAAAGTCTTTCTTGAAAAACTTCCATGACTTTGTCTCATATCTGATAATTATTCACTCTTAGAGGTTTCTTCTTCCTCTGCTACAAGTTGTAAATCTTGAAATCCAGCCATTATTTTTACCAGACTTCCATCTTCTCCATACTTCACTAATACTGCACGTCGAAGTCCTTTTTCTTGTTCAGCCGTCTGCCGATTATCGAAAAATGGAATGGTTTTATTCTTTCTGTTTTTCATTGGAACATTAGCAACTTTTTCAAAATTACTAAAGTTCTCTTCATCGTCTATCTGTAAATACGAACCAAGTAATTCTAAGGTTTGCTGTAAGTTTTTCCCACGATACCCCCCATCTTCCATAGGTAAGTTATAAATAGATATCCACATATTTGTTAGTACAACCTTTTTTTTCACTCTATCAAAATTGTATTTAAATTCAATCGTGTCATACAATAGAGGATCTGCCTTTTCACCATATGCTTTTTCACCATAAAAATAGAGTTCATCTCCTTGAGAATACACAGAATAGTTCGTTGATACCAATGGCATTTTTTCTGATTCCATTTGTTCAGAACCTAGTTTTTTATAAGTATCAAATACATCAGGAACAGCAACATCAAATTTATCTTTCATTAACTCCAATGCTTCTTTTTCAGAAATATTCATGTACTCCAACTCACCAAAAGGTTTTTCTCTCGTTTTTTCATAAACAAATGTTTGCTCCACACCCGACAACATTCGCTCTTCTTTTTGACTTGAACAACCGCTCAATAATAATACAACTAATACTGTTGTCAAAAGTAGACTCTTTTTGCCCATCAATATGTTCCTTTCATATTCTGTCATTTATTTAGCATAGTACTCAGGAATATCTAAAACCATATCTTCTTGATCATTAAACGCTTCTTGATCAAACGATAGAATAACTGGTTCTTCGTCTAACAACTCATAAAATACTATCGTTTCTATTGATTCTCCTGGTTTGACCATTTCTTTTAGTTTCAAGAACTGAGTTTCCATCACTGTTCCTTTTTTTGCTTCTGGTAAATCCGTACTCTTTAATTCTTCTTCATTTTGTTTCATTTTAATCAACTGCAACCAGCGTTCAGCTGAAATTGCTTCTTCTGAATTATTCATCATATCAAATCGAACTGAGACGATTTTATCATTATTTTTTATATCTAGAACTTGAAATCCCTTGATAGAAAAAGTCAATTGATCATTTTTAAT
The DNA window shown above is from Enterococcus sp. 4G2_DIV0659 and carries:
- a CDS encoding MFS transporter, translated to MKKGKRNILYLILGQAISVLGGGILRFALSLFVLDQTGRADIFATVLAISSIPVLFAPIGGAIADRFDRRMLMVLMDVANAVLAVVLFLVLGMNQSIFLIGGLLFVLSIVGSFDTPVVTASIPLLVEESQLEKVNGLVNGVLSMSNVVAPIIGGILYSLLGARILVAGSVILFILAAVIEVFLQIPFEKRTTEKGMLQTLRTDLFEGFKEVRRNQVILKSILIAALVNFVLASFFIVGTPIILRVVLQVNDSMYGLGMSLLSLATILGAVFAGYFTKKLRLNNLYLTFTISGLLLFMMNISLAFTGILFGNTVGFILFASTGIPIGALMSIISIYLISMVQRVTPKENLGKVMATIVACAQCAVPFGQVMIGMIFQQTTKNVFLPMNVMVGLVLLISGLCYYLFRKTTEADIYASK
- a CDS encoding alkaline phosphatase family protein: MEKGNNNQFYAISIIGFILFIISSFFQDVYNAMDTRAVSIELFLLGICAPIGLNVVLLVWGYLYADRLPGKKERRIAISQTYLITISITVGLFSMGISMYTQQLFLQMLTLFLAPQNSILVGVLAWIFLGSTIIEEFDKVSTKKQISILIFLTCLISLIPTFLSIASFLSKEYFYVILFFWPSYLFLIGRTIQKNKKTLDVLPKKSKRSFLIGSLVLDIGGLATLFFLLKYQGFFLGKVSYLTNLAFNLFPLLVAIGMVVMIVPMSFSIRFSLKSIYIKLFGIYLVTNHFLLREVLISDFLLTDEGFTSFFEVVIRILEISIGLLLSGYLLALLVDRTIHDSKEKKHSFSSVFLISLVTILVINFTLNMFSYLFDFKALFAWHHYFFWLMFLNLIFLTLIYLVLLSIINRLWLTILVFSVTFIALGFANYQKLILREEPLLPLDFSNITALPEIVQMVGVQKIMFVLLGIIVIFCVTLFIHKTLFSKKVFKLPFRIGLAVITIFILSSLTKALGDFRYASEWTMSMKLLKNLDYEPHPEGLKYSYNRNGPVLTFASMLKVETMKKPQNYSKDTLLKLQEKYQKRAVELNQNRQKTIKDQTVVYILSESFADPRNIPTVQIDKEPIPYIKSIMEETTSGHLFSMGYGGGTANIEFEALTSLSMDHFSPALTSAYLFLFPKHDNLPSVTRLFDTTTAIHPYTASTYKRDRAFEFLGFDNFYYEGSKRPLKYQEKLENHIYISDDSAFKETLDQIRSVDGGQFIQLTTMQNHTPYDEEIYENKFKAKGYLNHESIKKIETYTQGIHYTDKAMKQFIKEIDQMDKPVTIVFYGDHLPGIYKGDAVDEDKNHNLLHQTDYFIYSNQESKNVSKKYVTANMFTPMLLDQLNQQVTPYYALMTDVYQNLPGMELQKVMNDQGEYILEKELTKEQKELIHEYRLIQYDITAGEKYVYQGNNFFDYP